Sequence from the Pontibacter pudoricolor genome:
GGGCCAGGATTTGCTGGTATCGGATAGTTTAATGGTTTTCGGGATAGACTTTTTTATTGGCAAAGATGCGTTGTACCGCCCGGATGCTTATGAATACATTCTGAAACGGTATGAGCGCCCGAACATGGTGCCGGCAGCTTTGCTTCTGCTATCTAACAAATACAATAAAGCTGATTTTTTAGACAGGTCTATGCTTTCGGAAATGATAAATGCCGGGAAGGCGTATTACTTTGTACAAACTGTAATGCCCTGCACTCCGGACTCAACTATAATTGGCTATAGCGGGCAGCAGCTGGCAGATGTGCACCATAACGAAGGGCGTATCTGGGCGCATTTTATTGAGAAGAGCCTGCTGTATGAAAAGAACCCTTTCCTGGTAAAGAAGTACATTGGCGAGCGCCCTAACACCCCGGAAATTGACAGCACTGCACCTGGCAGGTTGGGGACCTGGGTAGGCTGGCAGATCGTGCGCAAGTACATGGAGCGTAACCCTAAAGTAACGCTGCCGGAGCTTATGGCCGATACAGACTTTAAAAAGATATTTGCCGAATCGAAATATAAACCTGAGAAGCGCTAACTGCTTTACCTGCTCCATTAATGCACATCACCATTTTACACCAGCACCACGCCAGCCCGGATTGCCCGGCTACGTGCAGGCAATATTCTTT
This genomic interval carries:
- the gldB gene encoding gliding motility lipoprotein GldB, yielding MSYRLVYIAIVLFLASCSKKGCDLPDEIERIPVDVKIDRLEKDFFTIDSEEQVRSFLKEQPLFAEKFLQQSQYPHDSILVNSLLGMATNPSLDSLAQQAIEKFGDMKEEKKQLETAFKVIKFYYPDFVVPEVKTFVSGLGQDLLVSDSLMVFGIDFFIGKDALYRPDAYEYILKRYERPNMVPAALLLLSNKYNKADFLDRSMLSEMINAGKAYYFVQTVMPCTPDSTIIGYSGQQLADVHHNEGRIWAHFIEKSLLYEKNPFLVKKYIGERPNTPEIDSTAPGRLGTWVGWQIVRKYMERNPKVTLPELMADTDFKKIFAESKYKPEKR